The following coding sequences lie in one Massilia sp. KIM genomic window:
- a CDS encoding HIT family protein, which translates to MKLVGCELCDLAAPAVWRGPKFSVILVDDANYPGFCRVIWHEHVREMSDLAGEDRLLLNEAVFQVEEAVREVMEPLKVNVASLGNVVPHLHWHVIPRYADDAHFPAPVWAAAARATAPEVLEARRALLPRLEASILRRFT; encoded by the coding sequence GTGAAGCTGGTCGGCTGCGAACTGTGCGACCTGGCCGCGCCCGCCGTATGGCGCGGCCCGAAGTTCAGCGTCATCCTGGTCGACGACGCCAATTACCCGGGCTTTTGCCGCGTGATCTGGCACGAGCACGTGCGCGAGATGAGCGACCTGGCCGGGGAAGACCGGCTGCTGCTGAACGAGGCCGTGTTCCAGGTGGAAGAGGCGGTGCGCGAGGTGATGGAGCCGCTCAAGGTCAACGTGGCCAGCCTGGGCAACGTGGTGCCCCACCTGCACTGGCACGTGATCCCGCGTTACGCCGACGACGCCCATTTCCCGGCGCCGGTGTGGGCGGCGGCCGCGCGCGCGACCGCGCCCGAGGTGCTGGAAGCCCGCCGCGCGCTGCTGCCGCGCCTGGAAGCTTCTATCCTGCGCCGATTCACGTAA